The Arachis ipaensis cultivar K30076 chromosome B10, Araip1.1, whole genome shotgun sequence DNA window GTGATTAATTGAAATGTATGTACTTGGTTAATTGTCATTATCACATATCATGCTGATAATAGATTCTGTGATTTGAACTGTATGTACTTGGTTAATTGTCATTATCACATATCATGCTGATTTAATTACTACTTCAAGTAAAACTGATTTACTATGGATTTAGGGCTTAGTTCCAACCTTCGATGAGCTCATTCCCGGAGTGGATCATAGATTCTGTGTTAGACATCTTTATAGCAATTCCAGGAAGAGATTCCCATGTAGAATGCTGCAAAAGCCACTTATTTACAAGAGTAGGAGAGAAACATGGCTGAAATCCAAAAGGTTGATAATGGAGCCTACAACCACCTTATGGAGATTCCAACCAAATATTGGTGCCGGCATAAGTTTGGGACTTGGTCTAAGTGTGATACCTTGGTTAACAACATGTGTGAAGTATTTAACTCTGTGATTGTGGACGCCCGGGAGAAGCCTATAGTCAGTATGCTTGAAGACATCAGAGTATACATAATGAGGCATTGGGCTGATAATAGGGATCGGATAATTGAATACCAAAGAGAGGTGTTGCCCCGTATCAGGACTAAGGTTGAAAAACAAGCTGATGCAAGTGGTAAGTGGGTGAGCACCTATGCTGGTCGTGACAAATATGAGGTAACTAGCATCCATGGAGGCAAAGAGAAGTTCGTGGTTGACTTGAAGAATCACGAGTGTTCGTGCAGGAAGTTTCAGTTGTCCGGAATCCCCTGTGCCCATGCCATGACCTGCATTAGGAAGATGTGCTTCAATGTGGACAACTTTGTTGCAAACTGTTACAAGAAGGAAACTTACTCTGACTGCTACCAACATGTGGTGTATCCAGTAAATGGCCCCAACCTGTGGGTGAAGACACAGTTTGATGACGTTTTGCCACCAGTCTACAGAAAACCCATTGGAAGGCCTAAACTGAAACGGAATAAAGCTGTAGATGAGAATTCAACTAGGGGAGGAGTGTCTCGCGATGGGCAGACTCAGAAGTGCTCCTATTGTTTTGCTAGAAGCCACAACAAACGGACCTGTCCAAAGAAGCGGAAAGTAGCTGCCACTACTTCGGTAAGTACAATAGTTGTTTTTTCTGGTTTTGGCTTCATTTTGCCTGATTGCATTCAAAGATTATAATGTCGTATTGTGGCTGTTAACTAGGCAAACAAAGTTGCTGGGTCTACAAGAAGAGCTACAAGAGTCATTTCTAGCACTATCTCAAGCACTATGTCTAGTACTATCTCCAGCCAGGCTTCTAGGCAATCACAAGCTGCAGCTAAGAAGACCAACACATCAAGGCCAAAGAGAAAATCACCTTCCAATGATATCAGTTCCCAGCAATCTCAGGCTAGGTCAAAGAAGGCTAAGATGACTCCGTCAAACAATAATTCTGGACAACaactcaaggatgctgccaagcACAACAATCTCAGAGTGCTGCCAACCCCATCCAAGCACGTCAGCATATCCCAACTGAAGTTTATGGCTAGGACACCTCCAAAAGCATGGAAGAagatgtgatgatgatgatgtgtgcagtttcatgttttctctttAGTATCATTATAATTTGTCAAAACTAGTTTAAAGACTCCCTTTTGTTATCTCATACAGTTGCTGTGGAGCAAATAATGTAGCTCCTATTTTGTTATTTTGCTGTGAACCTATTGTGCTTGTTGCTAATTATCTCATACAGATGTTGTGGAGCAAATAGTGTAGCTCCTATTTTGTTATTTTACTGTGAACCTATTGTGCTTGTTGCTAATGACAATCTTAATGGTTAGTGATTAAGTAATATATTACAGTTCAGATTGTTGTCATGATCATGACTTGCTTCATTTAAGCAGAATGCAAAATGTAACACTTTATTTCAGCTGCAAAATATAACAATGCAAAATATAACACTTTAAATAGAATGCATAATATAACATTGCAGCTGCACAATATATCACTGCACTTTTTTACACAAGCACAACATAGCATTTTGCCAAACTTAAATCATCAAAACATCATTTCATTACAATTTCATTCAGTTCAACAAAAAACCAACCATGTCAACATCAGTGCTATTTCTAGGCAAAAATACAGAGCACAAGTTGGGATCTAATGATATTCTCCTAAATCTCACTATCTCAACATCATTGTAGTAAAAGTCTCCCAAATTTGGTGCTGCTTGTTTTCTCACAAACCAATATTAGGGCAACTGTCCATCCAACTAAAGCAACTCCCACTGCAACCATGAACCTGAACTCAACCTTCTCCATTTTGCTCTTCAAATTTCTGACCTTCATCCTTAACCTTGAAACTTGTGGGGGCTCTTCCTCTGGTTCTGCCCATACAAAATAGCCGCATTCTTCTCCAATCTATACCAAATATGACACAACCGAGTCACACCCACAGATTGTCAAAACATATAACTCAACAACAAGAAACGCATGGCTAAAACTCACCCCAAAGTTAACGCAACCCCAGAACCTCCGCCCGGAATTTTCTGCCGTCGATGAGGTGGCGAGCACAGGCCGTTCCCCACAGTAGCAAGTTGTCCTCCTACGACGTGCCTGGTTTCTATTTCGTGTCGCCTGCTTGCTGCCGTGTGTCGCTTCAGATTGGCATGCATCAGCCTCCATCCTTTTTCAACCAGAGAAGTCGAGCTTCGCAGAAGGTGTAGCATCAAAGAGGAGAGAAGATTTGCAGAATTAGAGTTTCCAAGAGGATCATTCTTTGCTGTTTatctgtttcttttttcttttatttttaattcaataacGGTCACATAAAAACGCCCTGCCACCGTGTACAATAACCTTCACGTATGCAACGCCGTTAACCAAATGTTAGTCATTTGgacggtaggacaacattgatTCGATTTAGAAACGtttgggacacaaataggacgtttaaaacgttagggataggtttgagacttaccccaaacgttggggacataaatgatactttactcttaaaagAAAGGTCAAGAATTAAAGAGATTTCCatgtttttatttctttaattttaatttatgggtAACATGATAATAATTGCGGAAGAATAAAAGATTTTGGTTTcacaatttttttaagaaaaaatagaaGCATCAAACGGGATTACACAGCACGGATACTGACCTTTAGATGAGTATGAAGAAATTATGTCGTTTAAACTATAACTCGTTAGCCCAATTAAGGTGCTTTAGACtctcaaaattatatataaattataaaatcctATTATGGCATGTTTGcctaaaagtaaaagaaataaattttGCTAACAAGGTATGTTTAATCTTGCCAACGGCCAAGTTAGTAACTTGTACAGTAGTACCAACCAATGAAgaaagattattattattattattaaatcaaataaatatttgaaaaatgCACACGATGACTGATGACAAATAGATTCATGAAAATACTTAGCAACAAATTATCCCTTATAATTTATGAATTTGGTCGCTTACATCATAAAGATGGAAGTTATTCACAATTTAACTCGGACATATTTAGGGTTTCAAATATATGCAAAATTATCACACAAAAAACAAAGTGTAATGTAGATATCTTAGAGACTCATCGTGTTTTATTTCCATAGTTACAATTTAcaagaaatattaaaaaaaagtacAAGTGAACTCCAAAATTGTTCGGTTAGTCTTAGTCTTAAAATAAGATTATGAATATATACAAAGAGAAAACACAAGTACATCCAATTATTTTCCATTTCTTTCTTTGAGAATACTCAATCTCTATAATAAATCACATTGGATCAGCTCAGCTGCAAAAAACTAACTGGACACATTATTTGAATCCGAATACCCTTCAGTAAGTAATCGCCTCTCTTCCTCCTCTAACCTAGCAAGCCATTTGAATCCAAGATCACATCCTGCCTTTGCCGCTATCTGGAACTTTTCTCGTGCCATCTCTACCGGATCAATTGCAAGACTTTCTTTCCCCTTCCCAGCTTTGCGAGTAGCAGAACCTCTCTTCGAACTGAATTTTGTTATTGTTTCTGGAACCTTAACACCTGAGGCAGAATACTTTATTAGTATCATAGTGAAAAACTACGTGATAAAAAAGCGTAAGCAAGCCACCATATCAAATCCAATCTAATTTATGTTTAGACCATCCCCTTTGCTTTCTGCAATCATGCGCAATAGAGAAACCTACTTTTAAAACTGCTCGATTTTTAACCATAAAAAGATCTTGGTAAGCAAGGCATAACCAAATGATTGGGATGGGGATGAAAAGAACTGAAACACCCAACAATATAATACAACAAAATAAGGAAAGGAACACAAGCAGGCACACTGACCTTTAAGAAGAAGAGATCCAAATGCTATAGCTGCTCCGGCATGGCCCTGTGTACACATAAAGATTAAAAATAAGAAACCAGCACAAAATATTCTATAATCAAGAAACTAAAAAATCTGAACTTCTCAGACTCCTGAATGAAACAATAATGAAATAAATCAATTAGGTTATGCTTAGACTCTTCTAGATTACAAAGGGTGTAGACAATGTTGCGCTGACCAAAACCGGGACTAACCAGACATATAAGGAAACTAAAATCAAGATAGTTTAACAAGCAATACAAGTCTAGTATCTCATATTACCTTCTCTGAAGCCCTATGAAAACACCACAATGCTGAAGCAATATCTTGCTTCACGCAATCGCCCGTCAAATATACAGCACCCAAAAGGTAAAGAGCACCTGGATGCAACTAGAACACAACACAATAAGCACAAGTAAGGTTTTGTCAGGAATTCATAAAACAGGGAAACCAAAAACCTTCAATATAGGTAAGGGAAACATACCTGATCAACAGCTTTCTGCAAATAATAAAAAGCTTGTTGATCTGATTGGACGTAGTCATTCTGCGACAGAAAAGTAATATATCAGCAATCATCATTATGTGTCAATCTAATTCTTAACATCAAAACCAGGCAAGTAAAATAAACAAGAAACCAGTGATCCCATTCCCTAAACCTCACTagctaacaaaaaaataaaaatcacataATAGAAAACTTGAATCCACAAATGATACAATACAAATTAATAACCTAGCATTTCAGTGAGTCAGTGACGCACCTCAATTCTCAATTGACAACCCAATGCAAATTGTGCATCAGCATCACCCATGTCAGCAGCTTCGACCAATAAAGCAGCTCCAACGGCTTTATTAGCGCCAGGAACATGATACTTCATGTGCAATCTGGATAACCAATACCTAGCATGCGTGTTGGTGTTGTCAGCCTCCAAAGCAAGCTCAAAATTCTCCTTTGCTCTAAGAAGCAGAGGGATGAGGCGTGTATCATTGAGCTCGCAGTAATCAATTACCCTATCGACCTCCTTCAACGCGTTCCAACCTTTTGCGATGAACGCCATCGCCTTCTTGTTCCTATCATGCATTCCTCTCTGCTGATTCAATTGGAAGAAACAAGTGGCAGAGGGTTTCCGCAAGGACAATGCCCTCCACAGCATCTTTCTCGATGGAGCTGCTTCACGGTGGTGAGAGGAAAGAGTGAGAAAAGAAGAATGGTGGCATTGAGGCATATAAGTataacctaaaaccctaaaccctgatcCGGGTGAAAACCANNNNNNNNNNNNNNNNNNNNNNNNNNNNNNNNNNNNNNNNNNNNNNNNNNNNNNNNNNNNNNNNNNNNNNNNNNNNNNNNNNNNNNNNNNNNNNNNNNNNNNNNNNNNNNNNNNNNNNNNNNNNNNNNNNNNNNNNNNNNNNNNNNNNNNNNNNNCCGGGTGAAAATCAGGTGTAAATTAGGTGTTTAGTTTGTGGTTAGGTTCgattttttgagaaaaaaaattatccgaactaattatatataaaatattcgATTTGTTTTTGTGAAGCCAACTTGTTTGGTTTGATTTTTCGGTTTTTGCcgctaattaaaaaaaaataacatgtcCTAAATTTCTAATCATATCTAGTATACTAAAAACTTGTCCTAAGCTATTTTCAACTAATAATATGCAAAATAATACCAAGTACCaacatataattaacaaaataacaaGTTCAATTTCATGAAGTAATAAAAGGTTACACAGCACAATAATAAAAATTACCAATTCCACCTTCTAATTCACCAAAGACGCATTAAGTTTCTTTTGTTCTTCCCTGCATGAAAGCCACCACAAACATCAATTAAACATCAGAGAGTAAAAAATATGAAAAGACAAATATTTGGTCAACAATTTGACAATTTTGTTTCTAGAATGTTTAAAAATACAACACAACTACTATTTGCTAATTCCTATTCATAAATTCTCAATTTGCCAAACCTTCCCATTACCCAGCACACTTAATTTAAGGTGGTCCAACAAAGTAATCACCAACTATTCTACATAGTTTGCAACGAGATACTACCATGTGATCAAAACAGATCATGTCACTTTGCTTATGCAGTTATCCAAGAGATCGATGAAATATTCATTATGTTCACGACCACAATTCAAATGCATAACAAATCAAGAATCAAGAACAACGACCAAGAAAATCAGAATTAAAAATCAAGAATccgaacaaaaaaaaaatcaagaacaaattaaaaatgtCCCAACCAACAATcagtaacaaattaaaaatcataaatcagaacacaaaaattagaataacaGCCATAAATCAGAATCCGAACacaaaaattagaaatttagaattaACAAgacaaaaccaaaataaaaaaaataaggtcAGAACAAAAagaaatcaaaatcaataaataattagaagaatTACCTGAGACTCGAGACTAGAGCAGGACGAAAAAACCGAACAACAGACATGACGGTGAGACACGAAGCTGGAAACGGAGGGACTACGGATAGAGGTTGGATGGAGACGAACGGAGCACGACGGCGACGACAAAACCGAGGAGCAGAGGAAGTGTGTGGCTGAGAACTATGATGCTGGACGGCGATGCGACTGTGAAGTTGTCCGTCGCCGGCAAAGAGTGGAGAGTTTTGAGGTTACGGGCATGAGGGTGGGTGAGTGCGGCCCTTTGGAGAGTGGAGAGAGTGTGTGGTGTGATGCGAGTGATTTAGTTTGGGGTTAGGTTTTACTGATTTTCTGTGGAATTAAAGGTATACCAACCTAAATACctaaaattaaattatacttttacatgccaatgagttatagccaAGGTTatgaaaaccgaaccggtcatcaaacctctttagtcactggttcactggttcattgGTCCAACTAGTCCAACCAGTGattcaaccgaaaaaaccgttttagaataaaataataaataaattataaaggaCCAAAGATGAGGGTACTCCAAGAACTCCTATTAGATGCAACAGCATTCAACATTATCACATATTTTCACACACACATACAAAGCCTTAACTCAAAGAACAACCACAGCAAGTGACTTGGAAAGAAAATGTAAACACCGAAACAATCACAAGCATACAGAACATGTGAATATTATTATagcaaacataataataaaatagctCTTCTAATGCGTCTCTGAAAATATCCCAAATCAAGAAAACTACATAATCTGATCCACTTGATTCAAAAAGCtacatatattagaaaaattaagaatcaactaaaagaaaaagaaaaggatggCCTGGTTGATTCGATTCAATTGCCTGAGATGAAGAATCAAACAGGGCTGAGAAGCTGAGAGTTTAAATGTTAAACCTCAATATTCAAATAACATGActccattattgttattattacaccCTTCTAATGTCACAAACTCAATATATATTATAGTCTGTTGACACTTGTGTATTCACAACTTGGCCTCATCATTCTGATTCATACCTTAAGTAGAAGAAAAAGTCCCAATAAGCTTTCGTTACAATTTTATCCAGAGAGTTGGGGTTTTGGTTCGGAGTTCATGCCAATGATAATGACGAGAGGGATGAATCCGTGAATCAATAACATAGGCAGTGCAAATTTTAACAAAGTTCAccacaatgattaacaacaacaaaaagcaaTGAAGGAACACTCAGTAATATAGGCAGTGCAAATTTTAACAAAGCtcatcacaatgattaacaacaaaaAGCACTGAAAGAACAGTGAATCATTAACATGGGCagtgcaaatttaaaatttaaaagttatcaatttaaaatttatcatcaaatacaatCAGTGAGCAAAGCCAAGCAATCAAGCACTGACTGAGCATTCTGTTCTGATTCTGTGACTGGGAAgtaacaaattcagcaacaaatttaacaaatcctAGTAAAGTCCCGATTTACACAGCAAAAAGACAAATTTATTGATTACCAATTCAGCAAAGGGAAATCTGGAAAAGAGAGAACACTAAACCAAAACATTAACCAATAGTCACaaaacactaaaccttcaccCAGCAATTACAAACAAAGCCCGCAATTACAAACATTAGCACATTATAAAACATTCCaaaacactaaaccttcaccCAGCAAAACCAGCAACTACAAACAAAGCCATCagtaaatttgaacaaaaaaattaagagCCATCAGCAACTAACAGAGCCATCGAGCCATCAGTAACAGAGCCATCAGTAACAGAGCAAAGAATTGAAAGCAACAGACTAACAGAGCCATCGAGCCATcaataaatttgaaaaaaaaaatttacagccATCAGCAACCAGCAAATACAAGACAGATCCATCAGCACAGACAATTACAATTTACAAAACATTACAAGaaaaatggaacaaaaattgaacACCAATTTCAGAACTTCAAACGAAGAAGAAGACCGAACattcagaaattaaaaggaagaagcGAAGGCGAAGAATTGAAAGCAGGGCCACTAACCTGGATTCCGTGCCGAGAAGCCAGCGAAGATGAAAACGACGTGCCGAGCAACCTGGGGGAAGAGGAAGATGAAAACTACGTGCCAGCGAAGATAAAAACGACACGGGGAAGAGAAAGCAGCGGCGGCGCTGAGGACCTGGGGACGGCGGCGGCGGTGAAGGGCTAGGGTTTTCCTTGGCTTCAGAGGTCTCCAGGGAGTGCACGAATGATTGggggaagaagagggggaagNNNNNNNNNNNNNNNNNNNNNNNNNNNNNNNNNNNNNNNNNNNNNNNNNNNNNNNNNNNNNNNNNNNNNNNNNNNNNNNNNNNNNNNNNNNNNNNNNNNNNNNNNNNNNNNNNNNNNNNNNNNNNNNNNNNNNNNNNNNNNNNNNNNNNNNNNNNNNNNNNNNNNNNNNNNNNNNNNNNNNNNNNNNNNNNNNNNNNNNNNNNNNNNNNNNNNNNNNNNNNNNNNNNNNNNNNNNNNNNNNNNNNNNNNNNNNNNNNNNNNNNNNtttttttttttttcccaaaaaatcaaaacggcgccgttttATTCGAACCGGCCGATTATCAATCCGATCCAACCGGCCAATAATCGGCCGGTTTGACGGTTTTCAAGCGGTTTTTTCTCCAACGGTTATAAATATCGGACCAGATCGTTTTTAATACTGGTTCCTGGTTAAACCGGTTCGACTAGCCAGTCTGGTCCGATTTTTAAAACCATGGTTATAGTTCAAATGGCTTAATATTTTCATACTCATTTAAGAGgtataaaaaaaatcaagaacTCTAATTATTGTTTTTGGTATCTCTTATTATAATTGAGATTGAATGGCAAAATTAGTAGAATGTCCATTCTAATGAATGGAAGTTCAAACCCAGAATCATGTTTGCgtttaaaggaaaaaaattagGCAAACAAAAATTACAGCGTTCAAGAAGATTGAACGTATTTTTTGTGCTTTCAACGTGTTTGCTAAACACACACATAATCTCTCTATACTCACCTAAAAAAATCGCAGGTTCGAGTCTACCTATCTttagttaaataaaaattacacttctACATTATGAAACTAACGTTTGCGTTAAAAAAACATTATATCCAACACCTCAAAGGCAAAAAAGACGCTGTGCAGTGAAGGAGATTTATACTAAAATAAATATGTAAAAAAGAGGTTTATACAAACTAATTCTTTATTCATAAATATCAACAAAAATAATGTTACAATCTAAAAAATCAATGTTTTAAAAGgagtaaaaaaaaaatctacGGGCACTacttcaaaataattaaaaactaaaacgAAAGAAAATTGATTCAAGAAATTAATAATAGTATCAGTTTATTTCCTATGCATAAGCATCTTCACTCTCATCCCAACAATCATTATGTGCTGGCATCTCATTCTCTCCAACAAATTTACAGTCGTCACCTTCATCGACAACAATAGATGTGGTGACTCGAAGCTTCACATCAAATGGCCAAATTCCTGCATAGCGGTTACATCTAGACATTTTCATGATCTCCCTGGCAAATTCGCATATGGAAGGCATAATTTCATCTAATAACTCAGTTGACAAAAACATTGAAAAGAAGGTTTCTTGCAAGTATTTGAATTTCTCTTTGACATCATCATTGGTGGGTTgcaaataactaagaattttatTCCAGGAAACCAAAAAGGTTTGGTTGATAGTAGTGGAAGTAAAAGAAGAGAATTCATCATCAATATGTGGTTTAGAACTTGATTTCTTAGTGAATTTTCTATGTTAGATCATTTAATTGATACAACAAAAGTTTATATGGAAGCGATTATAAAATGAATTTTCTTCGGCTATAGGCCATAAAGATAGTTTTTTAGAACATGTGAATTCTATTGAATAGGTGTAAGATCCGGTTAATTatcggctaattaacccataaatgagaatttattctagaaagccaaaaatgttatttttatggcttaatatgatagaggagattgagacgagaatttcggtaccaattttatagaaatcggaccaagattggaccgaacgggccaaaccgatccaaccggacccaaagtgggcccttggcccaactaaactaaaccaaaaccctagtttttagcactctctctcctcacaacacacaaacacacgctgaaaatggaggccatggagggaagaacactctctcaagttctctcccttggttgatcttcaaaccaccataacttttgatctagagctccgattgtcgcaccgtttgtggccacgcgttcactgcggagagctctacaaaacccatacaatcaatcttgaggtaagccacgtttttctcttctaattttcagccttgatttcgagtttcatgagcaaaaatgttgagattttgggctctttgatgttatagggcccaactctcttgaaggagaaggttaatcttgtctccttggaccttgggtgtggtaagattctcaactctactgtaatttgttgttctatgatgtttgggtattgagatattgtgtatgggtatgatgattgtggcttaggttgtgtatatgtgaatattggagcttgattggtgattttggaaagcttgggagaggattttgtgtgataaaatctaaTGAGAAatgatgtatgacatgatattgtgtttgtcctttagccatttgattgagaagtgttaaaatggttggatgtggttttgggaaccttggtaaagtgtcaatgtgtgagttgaggatggcttgatattgatttttggtacattttgattgatttcaaagaaaagtgattaaattggcatgttttgattgattttgaaaagagttgaaagtggcttgttttgaaaatggcactttatggttttgtataaaaacatggtttttgggcatactttgacgggacataacttggactacggatctctgatttgtgccaaatctatttagaaatgaaattggatccgggatgtctatgccgttcgaagaacgggtgaaaaacgatttaaaatgagaaagttatgtccgtcggaagattgggggttgaatctgtaaattctgcagcttttaacttagaaaatttttagcagaatgaccctccgcgcgtaggcgcacttggcgcgtacgcgccgttctttgAGAAAG harbors:
- the LOC107623457 gene encoding uncharacterized protein LOC107623457 yields the protein MLWRALSLRKPSATCFFQLNQQRGMHDRNKKAMAFIAKGWNALKEVDRVIDYCELNDTRLIPLLLRAKENFELALEADNTNTHARYWLSRLHMKYHVPGANKAVGAALLVEAADMGDADAQFALGCQLRIENDYVQSDQQAFYYLQKAVDQLHPGALYLLGAVYLTGDCVKQDIASALWCFHRASEKGHAGAAIAFGSLLLKGVKVPETITKFSSKRGSATRKAGKGKESLAIDPVEMAREKFQIAAKAGCDLGFKWLARLEEEERRLLTEGYSDSNNVSS